One Peromyscus eremicus chromosome 17, PerEre_H2_v1, whole genome shotgun sequence genomic window, ACTGCTTTTTACACCATGATACAAAGCACAAACGAAATGTCCGTATTCAGTCACCAAGACGTTTTAGTTTGTGAGTCTTATTTAGGATCATAGCCTTAATAAACTAATCTTCTTATATATAAACTTAAGCAATCACAGTATAAGATTCAATAGCTTATTTTTGTCATTCTAGCTCTGGGTTCACTTTTTGCAAGCACAGTTGGGAATTCTGTACagttaagaaaagaaagatatttatttccaATGGAGTTTCCATTTGTAAAGTGATAGTTACAGCTCattatagtttatttttcttctatttgtaaCTGACTTGCCGTTAGGCAACATTATCCACCATTTCATCTGTGTAGATGATGGCAGGAATGTATTTTCAGCATATTATTGTAGATGATGTTCCTGGTATACATCTAGCAGAGTTATAGGAGAGTAGCTCATACTATGAATATACAAACAACAAAGAGTTCTAGATTTATTAGCTTCAAAATTATTCAAACTAATACTATCATTTGAGGGACTGAGACATTTAAGTGAATGATTAAATCTTATAATCACTTTTAAGAAGTTTattctaatattgaaaatatttaattagcaaTATGGCAAGCAGATATATTCTTAAGCTTGGAGTTCTGATTATTTAAATATGAACAATTTTTCCAATCCATTGttcaattatttcattttcatggcCTAtacttttcaaatgaaaataattgCAGGAGTTGGTGTAACTGTTTAAAAGTTTCTTCTCCATTCTAGTTACCTTAAAAATGGACCAAACAATTCAGTAAAACCATTTCTGAAAATCGGGCCTTGTAACATTACAAAATAGCATTAGGATGAGATTCCTAAGGAAGGAGAGCCTTAAAACAGATGGCTTAGTGCTGCAGCCTCTGGATGGTGAAGAGTAGAAACAGAAACGCAATTGGCATTGCCCTTTGCTATACACGTCTAttgttgtgtgtctgtgcattttGCAAATGCTGTGTTCCAGATAATACTTCTGACGATGTTTATATAGTCAGCATCATTAGAAGACTAGTGAAAAAAATTATGTTCACAAGCAGAGCACAAGTTCACTTGGTTATGACTCTCTCTAGTCTAGAGCAAATATTCAATGGGTGTTCTTGTTCATTATATAAGACTGGGATTTCCCAAAGTCGGGAATACCTGGTTATGATGTGCCCGCTTTATGTCCAAACTTTCTATTTACACCATTTTATTTATCCTGTGAGATGAGAAGGTCAAGAGCAGTGTGGCCTGAAATCAGAGTTCTTACTGCTTCCTATGCTGTGGTATATAAAGTTCTTTAACTTTATTCCCAGAGTCGGGagtcttccagaggatccatgaAACAGATAAGGTAACTCTTCAGGTGGTCTCTACagaaaatagaaagcaaacaaaaactcccTAAACAGAAACAAATCCCTCATACCTTTCACAATTCATGACAGCATTGTCTCTAAACTGTAATGTGATGGGCAAGTAAACTATTCTCAATGATTCAAAATAAAACTCTTTTCAATATTAGATCTTGGAAGGGGTTCAGTAATTATACCCCATTTCTTGACCAAATTCAAGTGAGAGCATGGAGATATTTGCTCTCTGCCTCTAAGATCAGCAGAGATCTGTGGGGTCTTAACATCTCACAGACAGTTACACTATTCTTTGCATTTATGATACTACACTAACTTAACCCAATGAACAAGAAGCAGCTAGTTCCTTAGATGCCTTAGTAAGAGGTAAGTGAGCTAGCAATAAGGGAAATCTTTTCTTCAGTTATCAGTCAGCATCATGTCCAAAAAGAGAAGTTGCTCTGTGTACCAATCCCTGAAAACTTAATGTAAGGAACATGTTAAATAGATGCTTAAAAACTGAGCAACTGAAATAGGAACATCAAATTACTACTGCTATTGATGCTTCTGGCAGCAATTATCAACCTAATTGCAGATTTTGAGGTCATAAACAACTGGAGTTTGGAGGCAAAGCTCTATAAAATCAGAATTCTGAGCAGAAGGTGTCCACAGCTAGTGCTGCATTTCAAAAGCTCCTGGGGACCATCCTAGGACAAAATCTGGGTCTCACACTTCTaaggaggacaacttgtgggtggGTGTTAAAATCCCTGTAAGAGTATGATAAAGCCAGGcaacaatgaaaaatgaaaaataaaacaaaggaagaaaaattggATTGGATGCTAGAAGCAATTGCCAGTGCCAGGTGAGGTTTTGTTGCTATGGTAACGTGAAAATGAATAGCAAGCAAATGGAAAACAGCAAATCCTGCCGTTCTTCCTCTAGTCCCCCGGGTTCTTCAGACTTCTTTATGGGCAGAGTTTACCATATGTTTAGCAAAAAAGAAGTAATACTCCAGAATCCCAGCTCAGAAGCATAGAGAGTATGTGGTAACAGAGATGCATGTACTTAACAACTGACACATTACAGAAATAAAATTCTAACTTCAAAGTAAGACTCCAGAATTAAACCCCAGTGGATGGCTAATTTACCTCTGTAAGTCTTAGCAACCAAATCTTGGGTTAGTCCTTATGCATAAACACTTTCTATAAGCCTAATGGGTAATTCATTTCCCGAGGAAATATCCGTGGATATGTTAACATGGAAGGGTGAAAATTTCATGGGATCCCACATCTAGAACTACAAGAAACTTCTGACTGCTGAGAGAAGCAGAGTTAGCTTCCCCTAGGGATAAGCCCCCTTATTGGCTTTCCAATGCAGAATGGCCAGTTTTGAAATCATAGATACACCACCaagaaaaacagactcagcagtgtgtgtgtgtgtgtgtgtgtgtgtgtgtgtgtgtgtgtgtgtgtgtgtattccccaAATTTACCTTACATTAACTTAACCCAATGAACAAGAGGAAGTTAGTTCCTTAGCTGCCTTAGTAAGAGGTAGGTAAGCTACCAGTAGGGGAAACCTTTACTTCATATATATAGatttgtacatacacatacatatcgctgtgtgtatgtaataataattaaaaaaggtATCAACTTGAGAGTGCAGGTATGGGAGCAGTTCAAGGGGGGATAGCTGGGAAGGGCTGGAGTGAGAAAAGGGGGAAGTGATgggattctcttttctttttcttttaaagtgaatAAACAATTTATTTAACATTCAAACTTCACTAAGACATGTGTAATATGGCAATTTTACTGGGGGTTTAACCCTACCAAGGATATGATTGCttgcttaaagatttatttattcttttatgtatatgagtgctctatcgaCTTTATGACActagagatagttgtgagccaccatgtggttgctgggaattgaactcaggacctctggaagagtagccagcgctcttaacctctgagtcatctcaccaggcCCCCGGGGTcctattttcattaaaaacactTCTAAAAAAACATTTCTCTATCCCTTTGCACAATTAATCATTTCTTCTATTATGAAACATATTTCCAgagtaataaaaatgataatatacACCGAGGACAAAGTACCTACctatttcctctattgctctAAGAACCACATATTTAATTACTTTATCTAATCCTCACAAACCTAAGTTTTATACCACATTCCCATGTTTTACAAATAAGGTTGATTAAATAGCttgcccagagtcacacagctaATTAGAAGTAGAACTAGTTCTTTAAAGCTTAtgtcttaaaaatattattttagttatgtgtatacgCCTGTGTGTTGACTGGTTCATGTGAGTACAGGCtctctgtggaggccagaggtggctTGATTTCCCTAGAGCAGGAGTTATAGCGGTTGTGAGGTGCCTGGCATGGTGCTgcgaactgaactcaggtcctttgcaagagcggagtgtgctcttaacccctgagccatctttccacacTCTGAAACTGTGTCTCAATCAATTCAGAACACTGCCTTCTCAAATCCAATTCACAGATCAATTCCTCTGAGAGCATTTTGCTCTAAAGACTTTAAGGAGTTTCCATAATCTTTCCTGCATAGCTACTTAATTTACAGTTGCCTATGACCACTTtgcaataatttttcattttctacttcatTCGCTAATGAATTACACATGTCTAGATTAGTTACCGGCACGGAAggactcagtaaatatttgttgaatgaaaccATGCATCCAGGACATCTTGAAGTATAAGAATATAAtctataaattgttttaaaatacgtGACTTTAATGGACATCTGATATAATCATTAAGGAAATtggatgtgtatatatatatatatatatatatatatatatatatatatatatatatatatacatagttggttttcgagactgggtttctctgtgtagctttggcgcctttcctggaactcattctctagcccaggctggcctcgaactcacagagatcctcctgcctctgcctcctgagtgctgggattaaaggcgtgcgccaccaccgcccagctaggtatgataaattttaaagttatttttatttttgaaacaaaattcctatggcttccagttctatcccccattcccacccactcccccaaaaaaacaacttttgctgtaTTCTAGAGCTTTCTCACATCCCTCTTCAAGATGCTTTATTGACCATTGGCCACTGCTGATAGACCATAATACATACAAAACTTGTGAACCCAGATAAAATGAAAGATTTCTCAACATATTGCAGGTGGAACCAACAACTTACACATGAAGCTCTGTCTAAGGTTTAATTTCCTCAGACTGTTACAGTCCGACGGGTCCAAAGATTCCCATCTTCAACATACCACTTCACTTCCCAAACTTCTGCAAGGCTTCAGGAGGTCTAGGGCAACTGATGCAGAGACCGAAGCCCCGCCCCTGGGCCCTATGCGCCCCACCCCCACGCGCGGAGAGCTTGTCTGTTGCCATAGAAACCCAGAAAGCGCCATGGCTGCCGCCGGTCAGGCAGATGAGTGTTCATCACAGCCGGCGGCAGCCCCATCCAAGTCATCCTCACCTTTACCGTCAGCTGTTTCCGTCCGAAAGAAGCCTAAGAAATGTGTGATGTATCCGCATCCCCCGAGGAGCTCCCGCCTGTCTCGTACCGTCCTGCGCTGGCTCCAGGAGCTGGATCTCAGCTTTTTCCCTCGGAACATCACCaggtgcagaagcaagccaggcCCCAGTGAAGGGCCCCAAGTctcacccctcctcccctccgccacctgcagggcttcagcTCAGGCTCTATTGTCCTGGAATTGGCCGCCCTTCACCCTACAAGGCATTACACATCAAGACAGGAAGCTCCAGAAaaacttgaaacattttttttttttttttttgcatcgaTTTTATTCAACTGATCATTACATTGTAGACTTAGGCTAACACGGAATGCATAACTACAAAAGCCAAGGGTTCTCTGTATTAATAGTAATAAGAATTAGTTTACCCTCCTTTAGAAAGGAGGTAAGTTCGAGTGTTACCTAGAGTTAAAAAGCTGAGGTTTACCGGAAACACGCTGAATGTCCCTGGCCGTTGCTATGGAAAGTGAACAAAATTCCATAAAAATGAAGACCATGGATCTTTTGCAGGAAGACTAAGTTACTAATTTCAGTAGTGGACTATTCGAACAAACGTCTGCGATACTTTCAGTGGCCATTTGAATCACTTGGCAATATTGTTAAATTGAATCATTTGGATTCATTAAAGGAACACCAAAGCCTTAGAGAATAATTTTAACACACTGCTTTCCATTAAGAGTCCTCCTTAGAAAAATGAACCAACACAAGTGTTTCCAGACATTTTGTCATTATGAAGTATTAGCCATTAATCAcacaattatataaattatattaacaatactttctttttcttcatttccttattGTTATGCATCAGGGATTTTTCAAATGGCTACCTAGTTGCAGAGATATTCTGTATATATTACCCCTGGCACCTTAGGTTATCATCCTTTGAAAATGGAACCTCCTTAAAAGTCAAGCTGGATAACTGGGCACAGATAGAGAaggtaaatgaataaattcaCAACAGTTTACTGTGGAGTTTGTTTTAGAAAGTGCACCTTTTATATTATTGATATCtgtgagagagaaacagaaaggagagagtaTGTCAAGTCTAGGATATAATTGAAGTTTGTCGAGCTCCAATTGTTCACattacaaaattataaataacCTACGAAATTCAGCATATATCAATTAGTGTGACATAACAGTGGCTTCCTGGCAAACAATAGCAAACGTTGATAATTAACAAAAATTTTAGTTCAAAAGAGAAGAGGGTTGATTAAATTCGTAGAATTTGGTTGTTTTTCTAGAACTTTTGACGGCtaagtattttctttctgttattaaAGTTTCTagcaaaaagaaatttaaaactacCTAAAGAACTAATCCATGGAACAATTCACTGTAAACCTGGGGTGCCGGAAATACTGATTCAAGAGGTTTACACTTTACTCACACATCGAGAGTAAGTAGTTTGAAATTTTCTAACTGTATAATTTAACGTAAACTTGGGATGATGTAAGGCTCATGAATAAGACATGTTTTGCCAACAATActtttgtttcttatttccaGAATTAGAAGCATCCAGGAAGACTACCCCAATTTCACAGACTATAGTTACCAAATGCGTTTGCCACTCGTTCCCAGGTCTACCCTTTCAAAGTCTATTAAAGATAACATTAGGTTATCGGAATTACTAAGCAATCCTAATATGCTCAGCAATGAACTCAAGATAGAATTCCTCTTCCTTTTACAAATGTTGCAAAGAAAATTGAGTAGAAAATTAAACCCAGGTAAGCTTTCCCTGCCGACAGGTGAGTTCTTCTGAAATCAGCAGGTTTGGTCTTGAGCTCAGATGGGAGAAAATGATGCGGTACAATGAGTGATTCTCACTGGAGTGGATTCTTTCTTAATCAGTTTCTTTCTGTGGAAGCCACAAGTTACATAGCGAATAGACTCccatttttagaaaaatgtttatcAGCCTACAAATCAAACGTTTGTGGGAAATAAGTTCACATATCAACCACACCTCAAGAGAACAGGAACAGTTGCCTCAAGCGGTCCTCCAGGTGTTGGGAAGAGCTTAAGATTATCATGATTCATTCTTGATGCTGTGGGGAAGAATATGGTCAGAGATACTTTTTCTCTAGTATAGTTGTTGGTGTGGGTGGAAGGGCAGCTTTCCAAAGGCTTGCCAAAGCGATGGTTAAGTCATCTTAAACTCTTGCCATGGGGTAGAATATGGTCAGAGATACTTTTTCCCTAGTATAGTTGTTGGTATGTGGGTAGAAGGGCAGCTTTCCAAAGGCTCGCCAAAATGATTGTTAAGTTATCTTAAACTCTTGCCATCCTGCCCATCAGTTGTCCCAGGCAGGTGGTAGAGTAAGTGAAAGTGATATTCCATCTCTACCATTATCTACAATTTTTTTgcctctgtttttgtctttctcatGTCTGTATCTTATCAACTGCCTCCTGGATTTCACACATAGAAAACTGATTGTTTCCGTAGCAAACCAACTGTTCAGGAAATCTGTGTGTCGTTAGGATATTTCTTCCCTTTGAACTATATTTACTGAAGGAAAGAGCCACTTTCTCTCCAGTCTCTGGAAGGTGGACGGCTgcagctggaattcttctccacACTTGGGCTGTGTGGATAGCCCCCACATGAATGCTGCTTGGCCTTTTGTCTTCTCTTACTGTGTTCATTTCTCAAACTCCTATACTGTTTTTCTTCCTTGATCTGTTATCTCTGGTTCTACTCTTTTATTTGTGAGCAAAGAGATAACATAAGGTATTAATACCTTTGCAGGATTTTATACTTAAAATGTGTATGTTTTAAACATTACAGGTAAACATTACAATTTTGATGCAAAATGTATTGCACACCCATgtatttaatacatatatatataatatacgaACAATTTAAGAAGCTGCTAATGATGGTAAACTGTAAAACAAATTACTAaacagtcttactaataaaaacccagagccagatattgggattaaaaccgagagatcagaaaagcagaaagaagccagccacgttttTTCACTACTTGGAGaccctcagccaaagagacctacttcctgtatacccatgcctatatgcctttctattctgcatctcacttcctctctctgcccagctatatcacttcctgtctgtctgtatagacctccagacctttatggttaactagagttggaatttaaggcatgtgccaccacgcctggctctgttcccagtgtggccttgaactcacagagatccagatggatccctgcctctcggttgataggattaaaggcattagctaccattgcctgacttctatgtttaatatagtggctagctttttcctctgatcctcagatacaCTTTATTAGGTTGTACAATATTTTggaggacacaatacatcaccacagtaaACAGTTGTCCATCTTTATGCAGTTTAAGAAATAGAATAGTACCAACACCTTCTCTTCTCTGGGTGGAACCTTCTTGATTGGACTCATCACACTCTCCTCCCAGGGAAACCACTGTCTTCATGCTTGAGTTGATAGATTAAATTTCCTAGATTAAATTAATTTCCTATATTAAAATAAAGTTAAGCCATATATACCATCATGTTATTCTCAGTTTtagccacacacatatacacacttgtgTTTGCATGTTCTGCATGTGTTGTACTAGTGATTGAACCAagggcctcaagcatgctaggcaagttctctaccagtTAGTTATATCTccatgtgttgtttgtttgtttgtttgttgttgtttttcccaacagggtttctctgtgttacaagtaacaactctggctgtcttggCACTCACTttttagatcaggttggccttgaactcacagaaatctgcctgcttctgcctcctgagtgctgggattaaagacctgcaccaccaagcctggctataTCTCCGTGTCTTAtaatacttcttttcttttcttttctttcctttcctttttttaaagtgagtttctttcattttattttttattgctttagTTGTTTTTCAGAGAAAGCCTTTGCCAATTTTTAATGTTATTGaaagtacatttttttcatacaatgtattctgattacagtttcctctcccccagctctttccagttcctccctgtcttctctcccaCTTTGTTATTTTCCTACAccatattctgattatggttttcttttcatctcttcccggatcctccccacccttccaactccacaccttctttctctctctcctaagaaaacaggcaaataataaggacaaagaaacaaagaaagaaagaaactaagagaaggagaaacacacaccgagagacacaaacaaaacccatacCTATACATCTAACTTCTGTTGATTTTATGGAGCTTTGCAGTGTGCAGAACCAGTCTTCACATTGCCTGCACCTTAACATTTAAGAAGTGTATTTATTACATGACAGTGCAGAGAGTCTTTTGCAGATACAACCAAAGCTTGGAGTTCAAAATTAGGTGGGTCCTAGGCAAAGATCTTTCTCCAACTGAAAGTAGAAAGATGTAGCAGCAGAAGAGAGGTTGCTGACTGGGGGACatagaaaacacaagaaactATGTGGCCCAGCTTCtaggacaaaacaagcaaaacaaaacaacaaggacAAACAACCATGTTTGGTTGATtgctaggaaagaaaaagaactcagACCCACAAACGCAAAGACAGACTCTATGCCGAAATGAGCATGCACTGGCAGGGGGAGTCAACCCCAGAACTTCCAGGAAGGAACATAGCCCAGCTGATGCTTAAGATCATAGTTGGAAGACTCCACATGGAGGACCCAGACATCCAAACTGAGATTAAATTGgctagtataattttaaaaatgtatggtaTTGTGTTATGGTAGAAAGGAAGAATAAAACTTTTATAGGTAATTCTGTGTTCCCAGTACATTGTCAATGTGATCACTTTTATTTAGTGATTAAGTGGAGCCTTTTGCTTTTAAGATCTTACTGCATCTGTGTTTTCTCTGAGGAGTGGCTTATTTTAGCACCACTTTGGAATGGTTTATTCTCCTTTCCCTAACTTCAAGGCCCGTTCACATTCCACCTCCTGTGTATCTGTTCCTCCGAGTTCTCTTCTTACTCACCTCACCAACCATTGTTTTATAAGTAAGTGTTGATAGCTCACGAAGCCGCCAATCTTGTTCTGCTCTGAAGTGGTCTATTGAGTGGACCTAGCTGATTTATTTATATCAGCTTCCACTGTTAGGTCATCAATGTTGCCTGTAGTCATGTCTGTATTCAGATCTACCTAACTGTTTAAGCTTTTCATCTATCATGTTTCTGTAGCTTctctcttttacttttcttttggtctgaactcttttaaaaaacatcattATTATCAATTTTTGAAAACCTCAAATTGCCACCCTTTAAGGCTACACTGGAAATATGAACATGTACTTTATCGTGGTCTAAAATTAACGTCTGCACCATCttccctgagctataaaaacctcGGTATCTCGAGGTGAGGTTCTGCCACCTCCACACGTCACTGAAAACCTTTTGTCTAGCGTTTCACTTTGCCTAgtcaggttttgttgttgttactgctgcggctgctgctgctccttttcttttttaccttttgGAAGGTGTCACttaggctgtcttagaactcgctCTGCAGCCCAACCTGGTCTGAAaaccatgatcctcctgcctcagcttccaggtGCTTTGATTTTAGACATGAGACTCCACACCCCAGCCAGGTTGCTTTTAAAGCAACCAATCAGACATTAATAAATATTTCATCTCATTTAAAAGTCCATCTTTACTCCTGTATATTGTTTTCTTTGGACATAGCTTCATATAGCcacaagtacatttttttttattctttagatAACACTCAGTCTCCTATGGTAATTCAtacttttcaatttattttattatttatttatttatctatctatttatttatttatttttgtgtgagtgtgtgtgcgtgcataccACACCACATGTGGTCATAAGACAACTTTATGgaatcacttctctccttccacctttacttttttttttttttttttttttggtttttcgagacagggtttctctgtgtagctttgcgcctttcctggaactcacttggtagcccaggctggcctcgaactcacagagatccgcctggctctgcctcccgagtgctgggattaaaggcgtgcgccaccacctttaCTTTtaaacccactgagccatctccctgggctCATCTTGATTCTTGGTACTTTGGAttgtgaaagttttttttttttttaatttattcccaAAGCAGTGAATAGAGATGTTAAGAGTTAAGGGACTGATATTGATGGGTGTTTCTTTTGCCCTCAGAAAGCATGATTGATGAGCAAATAACCATGATGTAAGATAAGCTACAAGGATGGAAAGGGCCTTTAACTGTGAAGAGAAAATGGTCAAAAATGGGACTAGCTTAAAGGAAATTTGAGAAATGTGAAAACAGTTTTGTCACTAAAGTAAATACTTGTTTGCAGAACAAAACAGATTCTGTATGATTTATTTACATGAACTACAGAAATAGATAAGACTAACTCACAGTGACAGTTGTCAGTCACCTTGTAGGGTACTCTGGGCAACAGGGAAGGGCTTGGGGTAGTGGTATTACATGATTTCTTTTGAGCTATGTAATGATACCTCAAGGGGTGTTCATTCCAAACACCAATTCATTGGCATGAATTAAACTTATGATCTATGTTTTTATATAAGATCTTGAATAAAACCATATTAAAAACCGAAAGGACCACCTACAAGTCTCAGCGGGAAAAGACAGCCCGGTGACCCACGTTTGATGCCCGGAACCCACATAGTACCCTCAAGCCGTGACACTCATGCTCCCACCTCCCCCATTCATACATTCACTGAAACAAATACATgccacaaagtaaaaaaaaaaaaaaaaaaaaaaaatacaggaacaTAAAGACACGACCTttaaagtgatattttaaaatacaatgacTACTTTGTTCATCAAAAATGACCAATGGGGAGGAGAGTTATACAATATGATAAAAACAATAATGTTCTTAATTATTAAAACCCAATGTCTTCTTTCAATAATTCCAGtgtgaatttaaaaaacaacttttggtGTTTATATCCTATAGGGTGGTTCAACATCAAACCAACAGTGGGAGAAATTACAATTGACCATCTTCCTGTGCAAGGCTTTGGGCGCAGATACAAGTCAAAGATTTCAAAAGAAAGAGTTATGTCTTCTTTATGTAAGTTTTGGTTTTAAGTTTTTGTCTGGtaactggatttttaaaaattgttcctcTAGAGTTTTGGAATAAGGTAAAATGTCGGTCCAAATTCCACTCTAAAACCAGGTATTAACTTAGTGATGTTCTGCGTCTTGACAAGCAGAGTGAGGTAACCAAAGGTCTTCTCTGCCAAACCACACTATACAAACCATCTGAGTTCACATCCTCAAGTGCAGCTGCTGGAAATAAGAGAAGCCTCACTCAGAGCTCAAAACCCAATCCCTCCACAGCTGGGGGGATGGGCTGGACTTCCCAGAAACAGAAGGACAAGAGGACACTATTTAATCCACATCAACACAGGAAGCACTGAAATCACAGCAAACCGCAGTCCACGAGAACGCAGGTGGCCCGTTCAGCTGTTGTGTAGCTTATCAGttaagaaagcttttttttttttttttcctttttctttttaaagttttgatgGCTGGAAAAATCAAAACAGTATTTCCAGACACAAAAACATGTAATGGAATTCAAGATTTTGTGTTGATAAACTACACAGGAAATACCCACCCAGCTTGTTTTCTGCCTGGTTGTGACTCTTTTTATTCTACAGTAGCAGGGGACAGTAGTTGCCCAAGAAATTGTATGGCTCACAAACTTTGAGTTGCCAGATTTAGCTAATAAGAACCaaggttcttttaaaaaaatgttaaattctaaaattctttttaaatttgcttttattttgagacaccaTCTTGTTTTAGAGCccaggtaatcctcctgcctcagccttctgaatgttGGGGTTATAGACATTTACTGTCATACCTGGCTACAACAA contains:
- the Spata4 gene encoding spermatogenesis-associated protein 4, translated to MAAAGQADECSSQPAAAPSKSSSPLPSAVSVRKKPKKCVMYPHPPRSSRLSRTVLRWLQELDLSFFPRNITRDFSNGYLVAEIFCIYYPWHLRLSSFENGTSLKVKLDNWAQIEKFLAKRNLKLPKELIHGTIHCKPGVPEILIQEVYTLLTHREIRSIQEDYPNFTDYSYQMRLPLVPRSTLSKSIKDNIRLSELLSNPNMLSNELKIEFLFLLQMLQRKLSRKLNPGWFNIKPTVGEITIDHLPVQGFGRRYKSKISKERVMSSLSKSSNDENQHREIQVKQSGKPSCESVTKAIRTSDETKEDTCEAASKKQCH